A stretch of the Triplophysa dalaica isolate WHDGS20190420 chromosome 19, ASM1584641v1, whole genome shotgun sequence genome encodes the following:
- the LOC130408320 gene encoding zona pellucida sperm-binding protein 3-like, giving the protein MGLFQAAFGLVLVLAFGMSDAQWRGRSAQTQNPSTFRPWSQMQVPQQSETRMLPSPQTNNPMLVPQRFPSQFSMQTPGVVGGKPGQDPLGVQSKQLLQGPMEKLTWTFPSLPEEPVQPEIPFELRNPLSPNSVGAQCGENSVYVEVMEDFFGTGQLLMASGFALGGCGPTGQDNNARVLLFESELHGCGSMLTVTEDELVYTFSLVYTPQEFSNGVPIVRSSGAVVSIECHYPRMHNVSSNVLVPTWLPYADTKVAEERLVFSLKLMTDEWQFERPSNQYFLGDIVNIEASVKTFNHVPLRVFVDRCVATMSPDVNSAPRYSFIENNGCLVDAKFTGSSSRYLPRTQIDTLQFQLEAFRFQQANSGLVYITCILKAVPVATPTNSEHKACSFSSNGWVSVDESDQVCGCCDSTCSSSSASDQVLGDLRWEQASIGPLNVKEFGFGRL; this is encoded by the exons ATGGGGCTGTTTCAAGCCGCATTTGGTTTGGTACTGGTGCTTGCATTTGGCATGTCGGATGCACAATGGCGAGGAAGATCAGCTCAAACACAGAACCCTAGTACATTTAGGCCTTGGTCACAAATGCAAGTTCCTCAGCAGAGTGAAACCAGAATGCTTCCGTCTCCTCAAACCAACAACCCCATGCTTGTGCCACAGAGATTTCCTTCTCAGTTTTCAATGCAGACTCCTGGTGTTGTTGGTGGAAAGCCTGGTCAAGATCCTCTTGGTGTTCAGTCTAAACAGCTTTTGCAGGGTCCCATGGAAAAACTGACGTGGACTTTTCCAAGCCTACCTGAAGAACCTGTACAGCCAGAGATTCCTTTTGAGCTGCGGAACCCTTTGTCTCCCAATAGTGTAGGGGCGCAGTGTGGTGAGAATTCCGTGTATGTGGAAGTGATGGAGGACTTCTTTGGGACTGGACAACTACTAATGGCTTCAGGTTTTGCACTGGGAGGCTGTGGACCAACAGGGCAGGACAATAATGCTCGAGTGCTCCTCTTTGAATCAGAACTGCATGGATGTGGCAGCATGTTAACT GTGACCGAAGATGAGCTTGTTTATACATTCTCCCTGGTCTATACTCCCCAAGAGTTTTCAAATGGTGTTCCTATTGTCCGGAGTAGTGGTGCTGTGGTCAGTATTGAGTGTCACTATCCAAG AATGCATAATGTGAGCAGCAATGTCCTGGTGCCCACGTGGTTACCATATGCGGATACTAAGGTTGCAGAAGAGCGTTTGGTCTTCTCCCTCAAGCTTATGACTG ATGAGTGGCAGTTTGAGAGACCCTCAAACCAGTATTTCCTCGGTGACATTGTGAATATTGAGGCCTCTGTGAAGACGTTCAACCATGTACCTCTACGTGTGTTTGTGGACCGTTGCGTAGCCACTATGTCCCCTGACGTGAACTCCGCTCCCAGATACTCCTTCATTGAGAATAATGG GTGCCTGGTTGACGCAAAGTTCACCGGCTCGAGCTCTCGCTACCTGCCTCGAACTCAAATTGATACGCTGCAATTTCAGCTGGAGGCTTTCCGGTTTCAGCAAGCGAACAGTGGGCTG GTctacatcacatgcattttgaaGGCGGTTCCTGTAGCCACTCCAACAAATTCTGAGCACAAGGCTTGCTCGTTCTCCTCTAATGG CTGGGTGTCTGTGGATGAATCTGATCAGGTGTGTGGCTGCTGTGACTCTACCTGTAGCAGCAGTAGTGCAAGCGATCAGGTTCTTGGAG ATCTAAGGTGGGAGCAAGCATCTATTGGGCCCCTGAATGTGAAGGAATTTGGCTTTGGTCGACTTTAA
- the LOC130408319 gene encoding zona pellucida sperm-binding protein 4-like: MAGSTGIGCLVAFCAWFCAFGHAVPQFGNFPQEPQSPVFQQTEQQFSQKFPLQKPVVQSEPLDKCAVADYEQIQCGQPGISGAECEAINCCFNGLQCYYGMSVTVQCIRDGQFVLVVAREVTLPRLSLDTVRLLGGSEASCGPVGSTSSFAIYQFPVTDCGTSMTEENGYVVYENRMTSSYEVGIGPLGSITRDSQFELLFQCRYSATAVEALVVDVNTVPPPPPVAAPGPLRVELRLANGQCVTKGCAEGDEVYTSYYGEDEYPVTKVLREPVYVEVRILERTDPNLVLMLGHCWATSAPSPLSLPQWDLLVDGCPYQDDRYLTALVPEIGSSGLQFPTHYKRFVVKMFTFVDPSSLAPLQETIYIHCSTAVCHPASGSCEQSCARKRRAVAENRSEETVVSSGGVFFTM, encoded by the exons ATGGCGGGAAGTACAGGGATTGGTTGTCTTGTGGCTTTTTGTGCATGGTTTTGTGCGTTTGGTCATGCCGTGCCACAGTTCGGTAATTTTCCCCAGGAGCCTCAATCTCCAGTCTTCCAGCAAACTGAACAGCAGTTTTCTCAGAAGTTTCCACTTCAGAAGCCAGTGGTGCAGTCAGAACCTCTTGACAAGTGTGCTGTAGCTGATTATGAGcagatccagtgtggacaacctGGTATCAGTGGTGCAGAGTGTGAAGCTATAAACTGCTGCTTTAATGGATTGCAGTGTTATTATGGAATGTCAG TGACTGTCCAGTGCATAAGAGATGGTCAGTTTGTGCTTGTGGTGGCTAGAGAGGTTACTCTGCCTCGTCTGAGTCTGGACACGGTCCGTTTGCTGGGTGGAAGTGAAGCATCTTGTGGTCCTGTTGGTTCCACGTCTTCATTTGCCATATACCAGTTTCCAGTCACTGACTGTGGCACCAGCATGACT GAGGAAAATGGCTATGTGGTGTATGAGAACAGAATGACTTCATCCTATGAAGTGGGGATTGGACCTCTTGGCTCCATCACAAGGGACAGTCAATTTGA ACTGCTCTTCCAGTGTAGATATTCTGCCACTGCTGTGGAAGCTCTGGTTGTTGATGTCAACACCGTTCCACCACCTCCACCTGTAGCTGCTCCTGGACCCCTCAGGGTTGAGCTTAGACTGGCAAATGGCCAATGTGTCACTAAAGGCTGTGCAGAAG GAGATGAGGTGTACACGTCCTACTACGGTGAGGATGAGTATCCAGTCACAAAGGTCCTGCGAGAGCCTGTGTATGTTGAGGTGCGCATTTTGGAGAGGACTGACCCAAATCTTGTCCTGATGTTGGGACACTGTTGGGCGACATCAGCTCCTAGTCCTCTCAGTCTACCCCAGTGGGATCTTCTAGTTGATGG CTGTCCTTACCAGGATGACCGTTACCTGACGGCACTGGTTCCTGAAATTGGTTCGTCTGGTCTCCAGTTCCCAACCCACTACAAGCGCTTTGTTGTGAAGATGTTCACGTTTGTCGATCCATCATCACTCGCCCCTCTGCAGGAGACT ATCTATATTCACTGTAGTACCGCGGTGTGCCACCCTGCTTCTGGttcctgtgagcagagctgtgccAGGAAAA GGAGAGCTGTTGCTGAAAATAGGAGTGAAGAAACTGTGGTTTCCAGTGGAGGTGTTTTCTTCACGATGTAA